A region from the Brevibacterium paucivorans genome encodes:
- a CDS encoding SLC13 family permease has protein sequence MAEPAKSSLRKKAEQRSQASAEVKREKEAVARASAEESNKHPDGFLAHLNLKPIWFAVSFIALFGILLIPTGDGLTLAGKQALAILAFAIIMWVTEAVSYTVSSILIVGIITIALSFAPPLTGETADAMGTSDSIKLALSGFASSAVALVAAALALAAAMQATGLHKRLALLVLKFAGEKTSNVLIGAIAISTILAFFVPSATARAGAVVPILLGMVAAFGLATNSRLGALLIITAAQAVSVWNVGIKTAAAQNIVATNFIETSMQQQVSWGQWFMWAAPWSVLMSIALYFIMRWAIKPEVDHIEGGRAVIERNLKELGPITGKEIRLIIVAVILLFLWATEKSLHPFDSATVTIVAIGFLLLPKVGVFSWKTAEKLINWGTLIVFAVGISLGSLLLKTGAAEWLSEKTFGAIGITNMPMLAMIAIVGLFTILIHLGFASATSLSSALIPVFIALAQSVPGAANGGIGFVIIQQFLICFGFLLPISAPQNMLAYGTGAFTAKQFLKAGIPITVVGYLLVLLLSATYWKWIGLV, from the coding sequence ATGGCCGAGCCCGCCAAAAGCTCACTTCGTAAAAAGGCTGAACAACGCTCGCAAGCCTCCGCCGAGGTCAAACGCGAAAAAGAGGCGGTAGCACGCGCAAGCGCAGAAGAATCCAACAAACACCCCGACGGCTTCCTAGCCCACCTCAACCTCAAACCCATCTGGTTTGCCGTCTCCTTCATCGCCCTCTTTGGCATCCTGCTCATCCCCACCGGCGATGGCCTCACCCTCGCAGGTAAACAAGCCCTCGCCATCCTGGCGTTCGCCATCATCATGTGGGTCACCGAAGCCGTCAGCTACACGGTGTCCTCAATTCTCATCGTCGGCATCATCACGATTGCTCTGTCGTTCGCCCCGCCACTCACAGGCGAAACCGCAGATGCCATGGGCACAAGTGACTCCATCAAATTAGCCCTCAGCGGCTTTGCCAGCTCAGCAGTAGCCCTCGTCGCAGCCGCCCTCGCACTGGCCGCCGCCATGCAGGCCACCGGCCTCCACAAACGCCTCGCCCTCCTCGTCCTCAAATTCGCCGGTGAAAAGACCAGCAACGTCCTCATCGGTGCCATCGCCATTTCCACAATCCTGGCGTTCTTCGTTCCCTCAGCCACCGCACGCGCCGGAGCAGTCGTCCCCATCCTCCTGGGTATGGTCGCCGCATTCGGCCTGGCGACCAACTCCCGCTTGGGAGCCCTGCTGATCATCACCGCCGCTCAAGCGGTTTCCGTGTGGAATGTCGGCATCAAGACCGCGGCCGCACAGAACATTGTCGCTACCAACTTCATCGAGACCTCAATGCAACAGCAGGTGTCCTGGGGTCAGTGGTTCATGTGGGCCGCCCCATGGTCGGTCCTGATGAGCATCGCTCTCTACTTCATCATGCGATGGGCCATCAAACCCGAAGTCGACCACATCGAAGGTGGTCGCGCAGTCATCGAACGCAATCTGAAAGAACTCGGCCCCATCACCGGTAAAGAAATCCGCCTCATCATCGTCGCGGTCATCCTGCTCTTCCTGTGGGCAACCGAAAAGTCCCTCCACCCATTCGACTCCGCAACGGTCACCATCGTCGCCATCGGCTTCCTGCTCCTCCCCAAGGTTGGCGTGTTCTCGTGGAAGACCGCCGAAAAGCTCATCAACTGGGGAACCCTCATCGTGTTCGCCGTGGGAATCTCGCTCGGTAGCCTTCTCCTTAAGACCGGCGCCGCAGAATGGCTGTCAGAAAAGACCTTCGGCGCAATCGGCATCACGAACATGCCAATGCTCGCCATGATCGCAATCGTCGGCCTCTTCACCATTCTCATCCACTTGGGCTTCGCTTCAGCGACCTCGCTCAGCTCCGCCCTCATCCCCGTGTTCATCGCACTCGCGCAGTCCGTACCCGGCGCGGCAAACGGGGGCATCGGATTCGTCATCATCCAGCAGTTCCTCATCTGCTTCGGCTTCCTGCTCCCCATCTCCGCGCCACAGAACATGCTGGCGTACGGAACCGGTGCGTTCACAGCCAAGCAGTTCCTCAAGGCCGGTATCCCCATCACCGTGGTCGGGTACCTGTTGGTCTTGCTACTTTCAGCCACCTACTGGAAGTGGATCGGCCTGGTCTAA
- a CDS encoding HNH endonuclease signature motif containing protein produces MLYAHNESTEDAYNYPDDGVFDAFREVEREAHLIEVQRAEALSEILISHLSPLNQDSTELRAVFNSEPGVAPTITGQVATTGAGSDSGQGAAFGLKSKHRPTVYLEDTVACVVVPNRGTFAVKAIEKLVETLPSSTIGALAEIMDCTGPNVITRARKIITATLLMPKLWSLVKQGVVSFDRLMYTVSRVSYTSVCIPRFDELLTAKRVDVTNKTYRKHVNEILAMLTSPQSRNDDATRNRTVQCWDNGDGTSTLRVTGPTLRVQAFFQRLRGSAKAIKSNHIDPFTTTLDEKDHKVFFTRPSSGKTEMRVGDLGKVVIDDERLMNQLMFDLLLGSKPSTTVRARIIPTRQQAPARVEKSERKSGREGASGLTQMPVFEDRWEANRAQNVHELELYISMPTDEEWLKSQASINLTVPLIHMVREKPPGKVSRQGLNKESPPGKHLQLMRLDENSIHGIVPDEHALQPALKDRVHVPVMLNNRIPIDPQTADQVLMDATWVYRLFTDPQTGVVLESTPTKYRVTAPLKRTLEARWDDCSVPWCPVPARVCEKDHIEPFNHAKPTQGGQTVLENLHPLCKKHHQEKTQKRISVTRREDGALAWEFPRIGTTLVYPPESRINQAHFEQLLEYFDTGEVDVSHSIDKFLAEEREARERTGATETTTETTTQHVPQVVIHAPHAAVATAQAPISAPMDPWEAFSPQPGDDPPPF; encoded by the coding sequence ATGCTATACGCACACAACGAATCGACTGAGGATGCATACAACTACCCGGACGACGGCGTATTCGATGCATTTAGGGAAGTTGAGCGTGAGGCCCATTTAATAGAGGTCCAACGCGCAGAAGCACTCAGCGAGATCCTTATTTCTCACCTCTCCCCACTCAACCAAGACTCCACGGAACTGCGGGCCGTGTTTAACTCCGAACCTGGCGTCGCACCTACCATCACCGGCCAAGTTGCTACCACAGGGGCCGGCAGCGATTCGGGCCAAGGAGCCGCGTTCGGACTCAAGAGCAAACATCGACCTACTGTTTACCTGGAAGACACGGTGGCGTGCGTGGTCGTACCCAACCGTGGAACATTCGCCGTTAAAGCAATAGAAAAACTGGTGGAGACACTGCCGTCATCCACGATTGGCGCGTTAGCCGAAATCATGGATTGCACCGGACCAAATGTGATAACTCGAGCGCGGAAAATAATAACCGCAACGCTTTTGATGCCCAAGCTCTGGTCTCTTGTGAAGCAAGGGGTGGTCAGTTTTGACCGGCTCATGTACACCGTCAGCCGGGTCAGCTATACCAGCGTATGCATCCCTCGCTTTGATGAATTACTGACCGCCAAGCGCGTCGATGTCACCAACAAGACGTACCGGAAACATGTCAATGAGATCCTCGCGATGCTCACGTCGCCACAGTCGCGGAATGATGACGCCACACGAAACCGAACTGTCCAGTGCTGGGACAACGGCGACGGCACTTCCACGCTCAGAGTCACCGGTCCCACGCTTCGCGTTCAAGCGTTTTTTCAACGACTTCGCGGGTCCGCCAAAGCGATCAAATCCAACCACATCGACCCGTTCACCACGACCCTTGACGAAAAAGACCACAAGGTATTCTTCACACGCCCATCGAGCGGAAAGACCGAGATGCGAGTGGGTGATCTCGGCAAGGTAGTGATCGACGACGAGCGGCTGATGAACCAGCTGATGTTTGATTTGCTTCTCGGCTCCAAACCATCGACTACTGTGCGGGCCCGGATCATTCCCACTCGCCAGCAGGCACCCGCACGCGTTGAAAAGTCCGAGCGCAAGAGCGGTCGCGAAGGAGCTTCGGGACTCACCCAGATGCCCGTGTTCGAAGATCGATGGGAAGCGAACCGGGCACAGAACGTACACGAACTCGAGCTGTACATTTCGATGCCCACCGACGAAGAGTGGTTGAAATCCCAAGCCAGCATCAACCTGACGGTTCCCCTCATACACATGGTCAGAGAAAAACCACCTGGCAAAGTCTCACGCCAAGGGCTCAACAAGGAAAGCCCGCCGGGTAAACACCTTCAATTAATGCGACTCGATGAAAACTCAATACATGGAATCGTGCCTGATGAGCACGCGCTTCAGCCAGCGCTTAAAGATCGAGTGCATGTGCCAGTCATGCTGAACAACCGCATACCCATCGACCCGCAAACTGCAGACCAAGTGCTCATGGACGCAACATGGGTGTACCGACTTTTCACTGACCCGCAAACCGGCGTGGTACTCGAATCGACGCCCACCAAATACCGAGTAACCGCACCACTGAAACGCACCTTGGAAGCCAGGTGGGATGACTGCTCTGTGCCCTGGTGCCCTGTACCAGCCAGAGTGTGTGAAAAAGACCACATCGAGCCGTTCAATCACGCTAAGCCCACGCAAGGCGGGCAGACCGTGCTCGAAAACCTACACCCACTCTGCAAGAAGCACCATCAAGAGAAAACACAAAAACGAATCAGCGTGACTAGACGAGAGGACGGGGCACTCGCTTGGGAATTCCCTCGGATTGGTACCACGCTGGTTTACCCTCCGGAATCACGAATCAACCAGGCTCACTTTGAGCAGCTCCTTGAATACTTTGACACCGGCGAGGTCGACGTCAGCCACAGCATCGACAAGTTCCTTGCCGAGGAGCGCGAAGCTCGTGAACGAACGGGGGCCACAGAAACAACCACAGAAACAACCACCCAGCACGTCCCGCAAGTTGTCATCCACGCCCCGCATGCAGCTGTCGCCACCGCACAAGCGCCAATATCAGCACCCATGGATCCATGGGAAGCGTTTAGCCCGCAGCCCGGCGATGACCCGCCACCGTTCTAG
- a CDS encoding LPXTG cell wall anchor domain-containing protein: protein MKKLLLAPAVAVVAGSVAFTGPAAVATSATPNETPAQQKATDAPTSKEGNEGSSEPAGENEKPSEPKLKITPKNISAVDFQDIDKTVTINITGLSPNEMVTYKVTKKGSDVKPWTKTLGSGPSGEVKENFTAHSIFNDLEDVTGEYIVTVTGSDLNLEETFTVTDDEGSGPDGSTPGIAVEDTKIHVTPFRDKGFIVRYKNLEPGKKYTWNLKGGEAGVENSDTFTAEKNSGSFYVEVASDTELDALLGNYTVTLDDENGKPVDTTAEFQVVKDDEQAGNNNEDKPRYMMSLDRPEISTKEFLSEDSGIQVGIVGMKPNEKFTYTVTKVDGDGKVEDFEGEGTADEEGRGGTAIHGVQKGQSAESFAGKYKITVKSEQGELTETFTVVHEGKGGDAEGGDGGDSGDGSGSEEDAEAGDGSGSGDSGAGDSGAGSDASEAGDLPRTGMGVTGLIAGGALLTVGAATVLVTRRRNK, encoded by the coding sequence ATGAAGAAACTACTTCTCGCACCAGCTGTCGCAGTCGTTGCTGGATCCGTAGCATTTACAGGTCCCGCAGCCGTTGCCACCTCGGCGACCCCTAACGAAACACCCGCCCAACAGAAGGCAACTGACGCTCCCACCTCCAAGGAAGGAAACGAAGGAAGCTCAGAGCCGGCGGGCGAAAACGAAAAACCGTCCGAACCCAAGTTGAAGATTACGCCGAAGAACATTTCGGCGGTGGACTTCCAGGACATCGACAAAACCGTAACCATTAACATCACCGGCCTGTCTCCCAACGAGATGGTGACCTACAAGGTGACAAAGAAGGGAAGCGACGTTAAGCCGTGGACCAAGACCCTGGGCAGTGGCCCATCGGGAGAGGTCAAGGAAAACTTCACTGCCCACTCGATTTTCAACGACCTCGAGGACGTTACCGGCGAATACATCGTCACTGTCACGGGTAGCGACCTGAACCTCGAAGAGACGTTCACGGTTACCGACGATGAAGGTTCTGGACCCGACGGCTCTACGCCAGGCATTGCGGTTGAAGACACCAAAATCCATGTGACGCCGTTCCGCGATAAAGGTTTCATCGTGCGTTACAAGAACCTGGAGCCAGGCAAGAAGTACACGTGGAACCTCAAGGGTGGCGAAGCGGGGGTCGAAAACTCCGACACCTTCACCGCTGAAAAGAACAGTGGCTCGTTCTACGTTGAGGTCGCGTCCGACACTGAGCTGGACGCCTTGCTGGGCAACTACACGGTGACCTTGGACGACGAAAACGGCAAACCGGTGGACACGACCGCTGAGTTTCAGGTCGTCAAGGACGATGAGCAAGCCGGTAACAACAACGAAGACAAACCGCGCTACATGATGTCGCTTGACCGCCCCGAGATCTCCACCAAGGAGTTCCTGAGCGAAGATTCTGGCATTCAGGTGGGCATTGTGGGCATGAAGCCAAACGAGAAGTTCACGTACACCGTGACCAAGGTTGACGGTGACGGAAAAGTTGAGGACTTCGAAGGCGAAGGGACCGCCGATGAAGAAGGCCGCGGTGGCACCGCCATTCACGGCGTTCAGAAAGGTCAGAGCGCCGAGAGCTTCGCCGGCAAATACAAAATCACGGTGAAGAGCGAACAAGGCGAACTGACTGAAACCTTCACGGTTGTCCACGAAGGCAAAGGTGGCGATGCCGAGGGTGGCGACGGTGGTGACTCCGGTGACGGCTCTGGTTCAGAGGAAGATGCCGAGGCCGGCGACGGCAGTGGCTCTGGGGACAGTGGGGCCGGAGACAGTGGGGCCGGCAGTGACGCTAGCGAGGCTGGCGACCTGCCCCGCACCGGTATGGGTGTCACTGGCCTGATCGCCGGTGGGGCACTCCTCACGGTAGGTGCGGCAACCGTCCTGGTGACGCGCCGCCGTAACAAGTAG
- a CDS encoding MFS transporter has translation MSPTPPNSKKPNSTKLRDTEAQKKGKQPSIFDQPIAVWAISFACMVSFMGIGLVDPILPAISRELNSTPSQTMLLFTSYLLVTSAAMFFAGFISSRLGVKRTLTAGLALIVLFATLAGTAGSVDAIIGFRAGWGLGNALFISTALAAIVGAASGGAGQAIILYEAALGVGLAVGPLVGGALGSISWRMPFFGTAALMAIGLAAVIALLPKPTNTATKASLWAGFKALRRPQLLLLSIVALCYNFGFFTLLAYSPYPLEAAAKSVGVSFGAHELGLVFFGWGLALAFTSVLAAPRLTRRFGLLPVLSINFAMFAACLITMAIGAHSLPTLVSTVVAAGLFLGVLNTALTEAVMEATDLPRSITSSTYSGVRFLGGAVAPLVTGPLAEMAGAGAPYCVATVAVLGSMAILVSGRRLFTDIGRPHVTSQEEASAITAGDEV, from the coding sequence ATGTCACCCACACCCCCTAACTCCAAAAAGCCAAACAGCACCAAACTCCGCGACACAGAAGCTCAGAAGAAAGGAAAACAGCCATCAATCTTCGATCAGCCGATCGCTGTGTGGGCAATTTCTTTCGCCTGCATGGTGTCGTTCATGGGAATTGGTCTCGTCGACCCGATTCTTCCCGCGATCAGCCGCGAACTGAATTCGACTCCTTCCCAAACGATGCTCCTGTTTACGAGCTACCTTCTAGTCACTTCCGCTGCAATGTTCTTCGCCGGCTTCATTTCAAGCCGGCTAGGCGTGAAGCGCACGCTCACTGCAGGATTGGCTCTCATCGTGCTTTTCGCGACACTCGCGGGTACCGCAGGGAGCGTCGACGCGATTATCGGTTTCCGAGCCGGTTGGGGCCTCGGCAACGCACTCTTTATTTCGACCGCGCTCGCGGCAATCGTTGGCGCGGCTTCAGGAGGAGCGGGCCAGGCTATCATCCTCTATGAGGCAGCGCTCGGAGTTGGCTTAGCAGTCGGCCCACTTGTCGGGGGAGCACTCGGTTCGATCTCGTGGAGAATGCCGTTCTTTGGTACAGCAGCGCTTATGGCGATTGGGCTTGCTGCGGTTATCGCCCTTTTACCAAAACCCACCAACACGGCGACAAAAGCTTCTCTTTGGGCAGGGTTTAAAGCGCTTCGTCGCCCGCAACTACTCCTCTTGAGCATCGTAGCCTTGTGTTACAACTTCGGATTCTTCACACTCCTCGCCTACTCGCCGTACCCTCTCGAAGCAGCCGCAAAGAGTGTCGGAGTTTCGTTTGGTGCACACGAGCTGGGGCTGGTGTTCTTTGGGTGGGGTCTTGCACTTGCTTTCACCTCGGTGCTCGCAGCTCCGCGCTTGACCCGCAGGTTCGGACTCCTCCCGGTACTTTCGATCAACTTTGCCATGTTTGCCGCGTGCCTCATCACCATGGCAATTGGAGCCCATAGCTTGCCGACACTTGTTAGCACAGTCGTCGCGGCCGGATTATTTCTCGGCGTTCTCAACACTGCGCTCACTGAGGCGGTCATGGAGGCCACTGACCTTCCACGCAGCATCACAAGCTCAACGTACTCCGGCGTCCGGTTCTTAGGTGGAGCAGTCGCGCCTCTCGTTACTGGCCCACTCGCAGAAATGGCAGGTGCGGGAGCACCCTACTGCGTAGCAACAGTCGCTGTGCTTGGGTCAATGGCTATTCTCGTCAGCGGACGCAGACTTTTTACGGACATCGGCCGCCCGCACGTCACCTCACAAGAAGAGGCTTCAGCTATTACGGCGGGCGACGAGGTCTAG
- a CDS encoding MarR family transcriptional regulator: protein MAHSSSFRRAYARGLDGRRSLIAIRVLANLQSGGPLRIGELATREAVTQPTMTGIVNRLVADNLVERRADAQDARASAVTLTDAGRQELEQARTAAAQSVRPALETLSPDDIEILQRAANLLGKLGDALSE, encoded by the coding sequence GTGGCGCACAGTTCAAGTTTTCGACGTGCGTACGCACGCGGACTAGATGGACGGCGCTCCCTCATTGCAATTCGGGTCCTTGCCAATCTGCAATCCGGAGGGCCACTTCGCATAGGCGAACTCGCCACGCGTGAAGCGGTCACCCAGCCCACAATGACCGGGATTGTCAACCGCCTTGTAGCCGATAACCTCGTGGAACGTCGCGCCGACGCCCAGGACGCTCGCGCAAGCGCGGTCACGCTGACAGATGCCGGTCGGCAGGAACTCGAGCAGGCTCGCACTGCAGCCGCTCAATCCGTACGCCCTGCGCTCGAGACTCTCAGCCCCGACGACATCGAAATCCTTCAACGCGCAGCGAACCTCCTCGGCAAACTCGGCGACGCCCTCTCCGAATAA
- a CDS encoding diacylglycerol/lipid kinase family protein: MTLTAWIVLAVAVVVAFVVGYLVGGTRSKSARPAPQEAEQTTAATTSAVETPDTAPQPPRRRAAIIYNPTKNEMDTLKSVATTVCRNEGWDEPLFIETTKDDPGTSMAHEAREKGAEVVIAAGGDGTVRAIAEALADTDVPMGIIPMGTGNLLARNLSIPLNRFEWAMRVALWGQDRVIDAARLRTSPDGEDTLFTVMAGIGYDATVMSNTSEDAKSRMGWWAYVRQGSRQLLGKPTEVRIQFDDGEEETRKIRSILGGNCGKVQGGIELIPGAVIDDGHLDVLTVTPRNVAEWVSVVTSIAGRSRKGMHADVTKCAAVKVRTEKELDVQVDGDVLGETDYLELSVLPNALTVRTPSPEQERNIRLDSLSLGIGR; the protein is encoded by the coding sequence ATGACCCTCACTGCGTGGATCGTTCTGGCTGTTGCTGTTGTTGTTGCGTTCGTCGTGGGCTACCTCGTAGGTGGCACGCGAAGCAAGAGCGCCCGCCCCGCCCCCCAGGAGGCGGAGCAGACCACGGCGGCGACCACCTCGGCGGTGGAAACCCCGGACACCGCACCCCAGCCGCCACGGCGCAGAGCCGCCATCATTTACAACCCCACAAAAAACGAGATGGACACGTTGAAGTCCGTGGCCACGACCGTGTGCCGCAACGAAGGGTGGGACGAGCCGCTGTTCATTGAGACCACAAAGGATGACCCCGGAACGTCCATGGCGCATGAGGCGCGTGAAAAGGGCGCCGAGGTGGTGATCGCGGCCGGCGGAGACGGCACCGTGCGTGCGATCGCGGAGGCGTTGGCTGACACCGACGTCCCCATGGGCATCATTCCGATGGGAACGGGCAACCTGCTCGCGAGGAACCTGTCGATTCCGCTCAACCGGTTCGAGTGGGCTATGCGTGTGGCCCTGTGGGGGCAGGATCGGGTGATTGATGCGGCGCGGTTGCGCACGTCGCCGGACGGTGAGGACACGCTGTTTACCGTGATGGCGGGGATCGGGTACGACGCCACGGTGATGTCAAATACCAGCGAAGATGCCAAGTCGCGCATGGGCTGGTGGGCGTACGTGCGGCAAGGGTCGCGCCAGTTGTTGGGCAAGCCCACCGAGGTGCGTATCCAGTTTGATGACGGAGAAGAAGAGACCCGGAAGATCCGGTCCATTCTGGGTGGAAACTGCGGAAAAGTGCAGGGTGGAATTGAGTTGATTCCCGGTGCGGTGATCGATGACGGGCACTTGGACGTGCTGACGGTGACGCCACGCAATGTAGCTGAGTGGGTCAGCGTGGTCACGTCGATTGCTGGGCGTTCTCGTAAAGGTATGCACGCCGATGTGACGAAGTGCGCTGCTGTGAAGGTACGCACGGAGAAGGAACTGGATGTGCAGGTCGACGGAGACGTGTTGGGCGAGACCGACTACCTGGAGTTGTCGGTTCTGCCGAACGCTTTGACGGTGCGCACGCCCAGCCCTGAGCAGGAACGCAACATCCGTTTGGACTCACTGTCGCTGGGAATCGGTAGGTAG
- the serS gene encoding serine--tRNA ligase translates to MIDLVQLRENPEIFKASQRARGASVELVDQILAADSARRSAIAEFEEIRAQQKAFGKKVASEKDKDAKAKLVAEAKEMSDRVKALQADNDEAQQNFERILMKLPNLIIDGVPSGGEEDSVELRREGAVRDFSADGFEPADHLEIGERLHAIDTTRGAKVSGSRFHFLTGFGARLEMAILNLAMDTALSAGFTPMVVPTLVKPEVMGGTGFLGEHADEVYRLEADDLFLVGTSEVPLAGYFMDEIIDLSDGPIRFGGISSCYRREAGSYGKDTRGIIRVHQFQKVEMFAYVHQDDAEAEHLRMLSLQEQMLQACELPYRVIDIAAGDLGDSAARKYDCEAWVPTQNTYRELTSTSNCTTFQARRLKIRERTSEGQTIPVATLNGTMANTRWLVPILENHQQADGSVAIPAALQPYLGGMKAYGPDGEIF, encoded by the coding sequence GTGATCGATCTAGTGCAGCTCAGAGAGAACCCGGAAATTTTCAAGGCTTCACAGCGTGCGCGTGGGGCCAGTGTCGAACTCGTCGACCAGATTTTGGCAGCCGATTCAGCGCGACGATCCGCTATCGCGGAGTTTGAAGAGATCCGTGCTCAGCAAAAAGCGTTCGGCAAGAAGGTCGCGTCTGAAAAAGACAAGGACGCAAAAGCCAAGCTCGTTGCTGAAGCCAAAGAGATGTCGGACCGTGTCAAAGCTCTGCAGGCTGACAACGACGAAGCTCAGCAGAACTTTGAACGCATCCTCATGAAGCTTCCCAACCTCATCATCGACGGTGTGCCATCCGGTGGCGAAGAAGATTCGGTTGAACTGCGCCGGGAAGGCGCTGTCCGCGACTTCTCTGCCGACGGTTTCGAGCCTGCCGACCACTTAGAAATCGGCGAACGCCTCCACGCCATCGATACCACCCGCGGCGCCAAAGTTTCCGGTTCACGCTTCCACTTCCTCACCGGTTTTGGTGCGCGCTTGGAGATGGCGATCCTCAACCTCGCTATGGACACCGCGCTGAGCGCCGGTTTTACCCCCATGGTTGTGCCTACCCTGGTGAAACCAGAAGTCATGGGTGGCACCGGGTTCCTGGGCGAACATGCCGATGAGGTATATCGCCTGGAAGCTGACGACCTGTTCCTGGTCGGAACCTCCGAAGTTCCACTGGCTGGTTACTTCATGGACGAAATCATCGACCTGTCAGACGGGCCCATTCGGTTCGGCGGCATTTCGTCCTGCTACCGTCGCGAAGCCGGCTCCTACGGCAAAGACACCCGGGGAATCATTCGCGTCCACCAGTTCCAAAAGGTCGAAATGTTCGCCTACGTCCACCAGGACGACGCCGAAGCCGAACACCTCCGCATGTTGTCACTTCAAGAACAAATGCTGCAGGCATGCGAACTGCCTTACCGCGTCATCGACATCGCTGCCGGTGACTTGGGTGACTCCGCTGCCCGCAAATACGACTGCGAAGCCTGGGTCCCAACACAGAACACGTACCGTGAACTCACCTCAACCTCGAACTGCACCACGTTCCAGGCGCGTCGCCTCAAGATCCGTGAGCGCACCTCGGAAGGGCAGACCATTCCCGTGGCCACACTCAACGGAACCATGGCCAACACGCGCTGGCTGGTCCCTATCCTGGAAAACCACCAGCAGGCCGATGGCTCTGTCGCAATCCCCGCCGCCTTGCAGCCATACCTGGGTGGAATGAAGGCATACGGCCCCGACGGCGAAATTTTCTAG
- a CDS encoding HAD-IIB family hydrolase, translating into MTPHLIALDIDGTIVDYDDKLSDRVRGVVRACRAQGHHIVISTGRSLSGALDVANRLGLTEGFVVVSNGAVIASLNPDTENGYELVHVETFNPGPALTRMNHALPTSLCMVEDANLERWASADFPVGDLAAGDDLNIVRFAELKTLRATRIVLRELHGSREEFADAVEKIGLHGVTYSVGWSNWLDIAPEGVSKASGLARVAVMLGIDKQHTVGAGDGTNDHEMMEWVTHGIVMGQAGQKLKDLGTVITGTVQEDGLATALQDYFELSEDAIRSAMR; encoded by the coding sequence GTGACACCGCACCTGATTGCGCTCGACATCGACGGCACGATTGTCGACTATGACGACAAACTTTCCGATCGTGTCCGCGGAGTCGTGCGGGCCTGCCGGGCGCAAGGTCACCACATTGTGATCTCCACGGGTCGTTCGCTCTCTGGCGCGTTAGATGTGGCGAACAGGCTGGGCCTCACTGAAGGATTCGTCGTGGTGTCCAATGGTGCGGTCATCGCCTCCCTCAACCCGGACACTGAAAACGGCTACGAACTGGTCCACGTGGAGACCTTCAACCCTGGCCCGGCGCTTACCCGAATGAACCACGCTCTGCCCACCTCGCTGTGCATGGTGGAAGACGCGAACCTGGAACGCTGGGCGTCGGCAGATTTCCCCGTTGGTGATCTGGCAGCCGGCGATGACCTCAACATCGTGCGGTTCGCAGAACTCAAGACCCTACGCGCCACTCGCATCGTGTTGCGGGAACTGCACGGGTCCCGCGAAGAGTTTGCAGACGCGGTCGAAAAGATCGGCCTTCACGGCGTCACCTATTCGGTGGGCTGGAGCAACTGGTTGGATATCGCTCCCGAAGGCGTTTCCAAAGCCAGCGGACTCGCCCGGGTCGCAGTAATGCTGGGCATTGACAAGCAACACACCGTGGGCGCAGGCGACGGCACCAACGACCACGAAATGATGGAGTGGGTCACGCACGGAATCGTCATGGGACAGGCCGGGCAGAAGCTCAAAGACCTGGGGACGGTCATCACCGGGACCGTTCAAGAAGACGGCCTGGCCACGGCGCTTCAGGATTACTTCGAACTGTCAGAGGACGCGATCCGTTCCGCCATGCGGTGA
- a CDS encoding proteasome activator, with the protein MSEHPEQQDEAVTSEAVQTTNADQPDIPEDEEQAILPDLTTAEAGEQPEPPRDDEGETVAEPGEAQGDTTDETAQPDDAGDADSAGEADGDENDSDSKDADDKKDEPDITNPGKLVRLGHMHAKILEELKSADTDPAGRKRLAQIHENTIEAMKEALGQDLEDEFLSFTPKLSSYSTPSHSELLVAQAGLVGWIEGLLQSIQTAIMARQAMHDDSPANPEHPVKHNPEGAYGPGNYL; encoded by the coding sequence GTGAGCGAGCACCCTGAACAGCAGGACGAAGCCGTAACGTCGGAGGCGGTCCAGACCACCAACGCTGACCAGCCGGATATCCCCGAAGACGAGGAACAGGCGATCCTTCCGGACCTCACGACAGCCGAGGCGGGCGAACAGCCGGAACCACCTCGGGACGATGAAGGTGAGACGGTAGCCGAGCCGGGCGAAGCCCAAGGTGACACCACTGACGAGACCGCGCAACCCGACGATGCCGGGGACGCGGACAGCGCTGGCGAAGCTGACGGCGACGAAAACGACAGCGACAGCAAGGACGCTGACGACAAGAAGGACGAGCCGGACATTACGAACCCGGGCAAGCTCGTGCGCTTGGGGCACATGCACGCGAAAATCTTGGAGGAGCTCAAGTCGGCGGACACCGACCCGGCGGGGCGCAAACGTTTGGCACAGATCCACGAGAACACGATCGAGGCGATGAAGGAGGCGTTGGGTCAGGACCTCGAGGATGAGTTCTTGAGTTTCACGCCTAAGCTGTCGTCCTACTCCACGCCAAGCCACAGCGAACTGCTGGTAGCGCAAGCGGGCCTGGTGGGGTGGATCGAAGGGTTGCTCCAGTCGATCCAGACCGCGATCATGGCGCGTCAGGCGATGCACGACGACTCGCCTGCGAACCCTGAGCACCCGGTGAAGCACAACCCCGAAGGCGCTTACGGCCCGGGCAACTACCTGTAA